One Cryobacterium psychrophilum DNA segment encodes these proteins:
- a CDS encoding type III polyketide synthase — MAVTLRSLQTAVPPTVLYQEQVRDVFAAQPGLSRLGQRLVNTSFNVSGIDTRHTVIEELNLDADGASAQFFDPVERRLLVPGTRVRNELYIVEATKLFVEAGRRALESCPGVEASDITHVVTVSCTGFFAPGPDYMLVRELGLSPATQRYHLGFMGCYAAMPALRTAKQFVEADPEAVVLVVSAELCSLHLRTSNDPDTIVASSLFSDGAAAGIVSARAPYPGEKALDLDVFETVITPIGEGDMAWKIGDEGFEMVLSTYVPHIIDEHIESALAPLMARDSALSSLLTDDGLGFTALTAALVPDESRDAASREPASAGSVATLLAPAPSEAIAHWAIHPGGRSILDKTEAKLRLSEAQLRPSRETLRAHGNMSSATVLFVMKAILDEPTSAHGERLCAMAFGPGLTVESALMTVSVG; from the coding sequence ATGGCCGTCACGCTGAGATCGCTCCAGACTGCAGTTCCGCCCACCGTGCTGTACCAGGAGCAGGTTCGCGACGTGTTCGCGGCCCAGCCAGGACTGAGTCGACTCGGCCAACGCCTCGTCAACACCTCCTTCAACGTGTCGGGAATCGACACCCGCCATACGGTCATTGAGGAGCTCAACCTTGATGCCGACGGTGCGAGTGCGCAGTTCTTCGATCCGGTGGAGCGACGATTGCTTGTTCCCGGCACGCGCGTGCGCAACGAGCTCTACATCGTGGAGGCCACCAAATTGTTCGTGGAAGCCGGTCGCCGTGCCCTCGAGTCATGTCCTGGGGTTGAGGCCTCCGACATCACGCACGTTGTCACTGTCTCCTGCACCGGATTCTTCGCCCCAGGGCCCGACTACATGCTTGTGCGTGAGCTGGGGCTAAGCCCCGCCACCCAGCGGTATCACCTGGGTTTCATGGGCTGCTACGCCGCAATGCCGGCGCTGCGCACCGCCAAACAATTCGTGGAGGCCGACCCCGAAGCGGTCGTGCTCGTCGTGAGCGCCGAGCTCTGCTCCCTGCATCTGCGCACGTCCAACGACCCCGACACGATCGTGGCCTCCTCGCTCTTCTCCGATGGGGCCGCCGCGGGAATCGTGAGTGCTCGAGCGCCGTACCCGGGGGAGAAGGCGCTCGATCTCGACGTCTTCGAGACGGTGATCACGCCGATCGGCGAGGGGGACATGGCGTGGAAAATCGGTGATGAGGGCTTTGAAATGGTGCTCAGCACGTACGTGCCGCACATCATCGACGAGCACATCGAGAGCGCGCTCGCACCGCTCATGGCGCGTGACTCGGCGCTCAGCTCACTGCTCACCGACGATGGTCTCGGTTTCACGGCCCTCACCGCGGCGCTCGTGCCCGACGAATCCAGGGATGCTGCCAGCCGGGAGCCCGCCTCCGCCGGCTCGGTCGCCACCCTTCTGGCCCCCGCCCCGAGCGAGGCCATCGCGCACTGGGCCATCCACCCGGGCGGGCGCAGCATCCTGGACAAGACAGAGGCGAAGCTCCGACTGAGTGAAGCGCAACTGCGCCCCTCCCGCGAGACGCTGCGGGCTCACGGGAACATGAGCAGCGCCACCGTCCTGTTCGTGATGAAGGCCATTCTCGACGAGCCGACGAGCGCACACGGCGAACGCCTCTGCGCCATGGCGTTCGGGCCGGGGCTCACGGTCGAGTCGGCACTCATGACCGTCAGCGTGGGGTGA
- a CDS encoding phosphatase PAP2 family protein, whose translation MACWIVRSPLPSESARYLGGAALVALAFIALYFFFVASHAGQSADQLAYDGAQFGHRSVTPFTRGLLDSVPSVAVVLAFLVTGLIAVLRRNWRTLVVALGVAAAAVLSAQLLKHGLLDRPDLGVSGYAGNSFPSGHTTVAAASALVVFLVASPRLRPILAVAGTAFAVLAGAATLANQWHRPSDVIASLLVVAFWGCVGGAVLAWPRSGAGTRAPVNVQTTRLALPRASTFTRLLRVSLVPFAAVAGIALAATFVFEFRESVDLFVAYVGGVTAIVTAGLTLALTGIRLFSRLP comes from the coding sequence ATGGCATGCTGGATCGTGCGCTCCCCCCTTCCCTCCGAGTCGGCTCGATATCTCGGTGGTGCAGCGCTCGTGGCGTTGGCGTTCATCGCCCTTTATTTCTTCTTCGTTGCCTCGCACGCCGGGCAGAGTGCTGATCAGCTCGCGTACGACGGCGCGCAATTCGGACACCGCAGCGTGACGCCGTTCACCCGCGGTTTGCTCGACTCGGTGCCCTCCGTCGCAGTGGTACTCGCCTTCCTCGTTACGGGCCTGATCGCCGTGCTGCGTCGCAACTGGCGCACCCTCGTCGTGGCACTCGGGGTGGCCGCCGCCGCTGTGCTGTCGGCGCAGCTGCTCAAGCACGGTTTACTCGACCGACCAGATCTCGGAGTATCGGGGTACGCGGGCAACTCCTTCCCCTCGGGGCACACGACTGTGGCCGCAGCGTCCGCGCTGGTGGTCTTTCTCGTGGCCAGCCCGCGCCTGCGGCCGATCCTGGCCGTGGCCGGTACCGCATTCGCCGTGCTCGCCGGCGCAGCGACCCTCGCCAACCAATGGCATCGGCCGAGCGACGTCATCGCGTCGCTGCTCGTGGTGGCGTTCTGGGGTTGTGTGGGTGGGGCGGTGCTCGCGTGGCCTCGAAGCGGAGCCGGGACGAGAGCGCCGGTGAACGTGCAGACGACTCGCCTGGCACTGCCCCGGGCATCCACGTTCACGCGACTCTTGCGTGTATCGCTCGTGCCCTTCGCAGCCGTGGCCGGGATCGCGCTCGCCGCAACGTTCGTGTTTGAATTCCGGGAGTCGGTCGACCTGTTCGTGGCCTACGTCGGCGGCGTCACCGCGATTGTGACGGCGGGGCTCACGCTGGCCCTCACAGGGATTCGGTTGTTCTCCCGCCTGCCCTGA
- a CDS encoding IS1182 family transposase, with protein MQGRDDGQRQLLDVESMAGHMLPAGSVFKFLADHRHELFPDDAFEDLFPSGRGRPSTPVDVIASVMVLQTLHSLSDRETAEAVTFDLRWKAACGFALTDASFHPTVLTYWRRRLANSTRPHRIFEAVTEVIEQSGALSGRKRRALDSTILEDAVARQDTVTQLVAQIRRVGREIPGADVLVSALTGHDYAKPGKPDIAWDDRAARDDLVSALVTDALSLLAGIDPTVLTDAQQETVALLALVAGQDVEPADGSHETEGRWKIARRVAPDRVISTVDPDARHAHKSRQKKVDGFKSHIIIEPDTGLVTAAILTKAAGLANSDAARGMELVTKDTSIGAQNVDVLGDSAYGSGELLAAITAAGHTAIIKPPPLGRAIPGGFTVDDFTIDETTNTVTCPAGQTRPLSAAGRASFGSSCATCPLMKQCTTAKSGKKMLLREHDAIRREHRVRAQDPLFQADYRQHRPMVERSIAWMTRKSRRVPYRGVVKNNAWWVNRAAGINLKRLLNLGLTRQSGIWAMG; from the coding sequence AACGTCAGCTTTTGGATGTCGAGTCGATGGCGGGGCATATGCTTCCAGCGGGTTCCGTGTTCAAGTTCCTCGCCGATCATCGGCACGAGTTGTTCCCCGATGACGCGTTCGAGGATTTGTTTCCGTCCGGTCGGGGGCGCCCGTCCACTCCAGTTGATGTGATCGCGTCGGTGATGGTGTTGCAGACGTTGCATAGCCTCTCGGATCGGGAAACGGCCGAGGCGGTCACGTTCGACTTGCGGTGGAAAGCGGCCTGCGGGTTCGCGTTGACGGACGCGTCGTTTCATCCGACGGTCCTCACGTATTGGCGCCGCCGCCTCGCGAACAGCACGCGCCCCCACCGTATTTTTGAGGCAGTGACCGAGGTTATCGAGCAGTCCGGGGCGTTATCGGGTCGGAAGCGACGCGCGTTGGACTCCACAATTTTGGAGGACGCTGTCGCGCGTCAGGACACCGTCACACAGCTCGTTGCGCAGATCCGCCGGGTGGGCCGGGAGATTCCCGGCGCGGATGTGCTCGTGTCCGCGTTGACCGGTCACGATTACGCGAAGCCAGGGAAACCGGATATCGCGTGGGATGACCGAGCCGCTCGCGACGACCTCGTGTCCGCGCTCGTCACCGATGCCCTGTCCTTGCTGGCCGGCATTGACCCGACGGTTCTCACCGACGCGCAGCAGGAAACCGTCGCCCTGCTCGCGTTGGTCGCCGGGCAGGACGTTGAGCCGGCAGACGGGTCGCATGAAACGGAGGGGCGGTGGAAAATTGCACGGCGGGTCGCCCCGGACCGGGTCATTTCCACCGTTGATCCTGATGCCCGTCACGCGCACAAGAGCCGGCAGAAGAAAGTCGACGGCTTCAAAAGCCACATCATCATCGAACCGGACACGGGCCTGGTGACCGCGGCGATCCTGACCAAGGCGGCTGGTTTGGCCAACAGCGACGCGGCCCGCGGCATGGAACTAGTCACCAAAGACACGAGCATCGGCGCCCAGAACGTCGATGTTCTGGGCGATTCTGCTTATGGCAGTGGTGAGCTTCTCGCCGCGATCACCGCCGCCGGTCACACCGCGATCATCAAACCACCGCCGCTGGGACGGGCGATTCCCGGCGGCTTCACCGTCGATGATTTCACTATCGACGAGACCACGAACACGGTCACCTGCCCAGCGGGTCAGACCCGCCCACTCAGTGCTGCGGGGCGCGCAAGTTTTGGTAGTTCCTGCGCCACCTGCCCCCTCATGAAGCAGTGCACGACGGCGAAGAGCGGCAAGAAAATGCTGCTCCGTGAGCATGACGCCATCCGCCGGGAGCACCGTGTCCGGGCTCAGGATCCGCTCTTCCAAGCCGATTATCGACAACACCGGCCGATGGTTGAACGCTCCATCGCCTGGATGACACGCAAGTCCCGCCGCGTCCCTTACCGAGGCGTCGTGAAGAACAACGCGTGGTGGGTGAATCGGGCGGCCGGAATCAACCTTAAACGGCTCCTGAACCTCGGCCTCACCCGCCAGAGCGGGATCTGGGCCATGGGATAA